The following nucleotide sequence is from Fusarium graminearum PH-1 chromosome 1, whole genome shotgun sequence.
CGTGGCAGGCAACATCGCTAAGGGGTTACTGGACAGATACAGTACAGTCCAGATGGCATCAAAGCCAGTTCCTATCTCTCTGGTTGACAGCATTTCGCTGCATTCCTTGTTTCTGGCCTCTTATCAATCATCATATCTCGCCTCCCGATGACGGTATCCTCAACAAACTGTAAtccctccctcctcctccagtCCCGTATAAAAAAGCTACATGCTCTGCTGTAAGGCGAGCCAAGTTTTAGAACCCCCCCAGATTTTTGCAAGGATCATTACCTTCCCAAACCCAATCAGCTCTGGCACAAGGTCCAGACTCAATTCCTAGACCCGGTTTTATTCGCGTCAACGTGGGACTGCTTCGGTAGCCGTAACCGTTTACTCTAGGTTAATAAGTTGCTGTACAAGACTCGACTGATTTCCGGTCCCCGTCTTGTTTCCCACAACCTACACTACCTGAGGACAGACCTTACCTACCAACCTAGACACCCGGGGCATCGCTTCTTCTTAAGAAAGGCCTCTcctccctctttctctcccacAACCCGACAGTCCCACCCCCAACCAAGCCCGAAACCGCGTCatttccattcttcttcgtcaGCCGTAGCCATGTCGTCGCCCTCCGGATCATCTCAAGGCGGCAAGCGCAAGAGAAACTCGCTTCGCGTCGAATCCACACACGACTTTGCTGAGAATGGCATCCAGACATCCTCGCGCGATGCTTCAGGCGAGGAGGGTGATACCACAGCCGCTGAGTCGGGACGTCTTCACGCCCGCGGCTCAGCTCCAATTCCTAAGAGGCAGCGCTCTAGCTCGAACCGTGATAACACCATTGACCCTGGTGAGCCCAGCGACACCACCGAGGCCAGTATCGACATTGCTGAGCGAGTTGGTCGCAAAGGACGCCAAGCCTTGAAGGAGCTCGATGAAGAGGAGCAACGCAGAATTGAGGCTATGCCCCCTCCTCCCATTGGCAACCTACAAGACCCTGCTGGTGGCTACAAGACCAACCCTCCCCCTGTTGGACGACCTGTCCGTGTCTACGCCGATGGCgtctttgatctcttccaCTTGGGGTATGTCTCTTTCCAACGTTCTGCTCTACAGAGTAGTCTGAATTGCGCAATCGAATTGTGTGTGCTAATAGCTGTCTAGTCACATGCGACAACtcgagcaggccaagaaggctttccCCGACACAACGCTGGTCGTCGGCGTCACAGGCGATCACGAAACACACAAGCGCAAGGGTTTGACTGTCATGTCTGCCGCTGAGCGTGCCGAGACCCTCCGTCACTGCAAATGGGTCGATGAGGTTATCGAAGACTGCCCATGGGTTGTCACTCCCGAGTTCCTCGACGAGAACAAGCTCGATTACGTTGCCCACGACGATCTCCCCTATGGCGCTGACGAAGGTGACGACATTTACCAGCCCATCAAGGCCGCTGGCAAGTTCCTCGTTACCCAGCGTACAGAGGGTGTCAGCACAACTGGCCTCATCACAAGGTAAAACGATATTTCACATTCACTCGGATGATCGAGCTAACATCAGTAGAATCGTGCGCGACTACGAGAAGTATATTGCCAGACAGTTCAAGCGCGGTACTTCCCGCCAGGAACTCAACGTCAGctggctcaagaagaacgaatTGGACCTCAAGCGTCACGTCCAGGACCTCCGAGAGAACATCACAAACAACTGGTCCACCACtggccaagaacttggtCGTGAGCTGAAGCAGTTCTGGCCCGTCAGCCGTCCTCAAAGTCCTGCCCGATTTAACAGCGCGGGTACCGCCGAGGGACTTCGTTCACCTACGACCCCAGGTACTTCTGGTACACCCAAGGAGTTTATCACTGGATACGCCCTCGGCCTTGTCGGTGGTGTTAGGGGATGGGTGAGTAACGAGCAAATCGTGCCATATTTGATTCGGGCCGACTAACAATTACATAGATGACCAAGAGCCGAACGAATGTCGCCGATGGCAGCCGACCTCCCAGTGACGATGAGTCTGAAGAGAGCGATGCCCACGCCAAGTCGCCAAAGGAGTCGTCAAACACCCCGACGGCGGTCGCTCCCTCCAAGCTGTAAACGGAGCAGTGTACATTTAACTACAAATGTGAGAGACAGGATAAAAGCATGTCCCGATGGTAAAGGAGACAGGGTCACCGCAAAAGAGACGGCAGGTGTTTTGTGCAATGGGCTTTGGATTATTACTTTAATCAGTATTTGGCTATGCGCTTTAATAAAGGGCCGGTATACATGGCGTTCCGGCTTCTGTTTATGTATTGGATGCTCTTGCGGCTACGGAGACGTGTTAGCACGCTGCTGAGCCAGAGTCTTTTGTCTAGTACTACGTGTACAGCAGTGGGCGAAATAATTGGAAGAGATTatgtcttcttgaactttgtGATGTCTGCATTGAGTTTCATGTACTGGTGTACTGGGCTGGAAGTAGCATGTTCCAGAAGTTAAAGTTAATTGCAAAAAACAGTTTGATGAAACTTGTCCTCGGATTAGATTTACGTTCCGTCGCACGCTAACTCAGCTGGACTGCATCAGTCTTTGCCGAAGCTTGAAGCTTTAATGAGTCCGAGTCCGAGTTTGATTACTCAAGGGTAATCAAGTCTCCGAAAGGCACAAGCGCGATATGCCACGATATGGGAGCGATTGCGCTTAGTTTGCGTTTAACTGGGCGGCTATTTTAGATGTATAAGCATCAAGAGTGACCGATGTGGAAGTGAATGCTTATCTGAAGTAACGTTTCGTCGAAACAACCCCCTCATACATGGTAGCTATCATGATGTGCACTATCAAAAGGGACATGCTGAATATGGTGTCCAGACAGTCAGCAGGAGAATGTGACAGTGCACCGACAGCAACATCGACAGCAAACACAGGAATCGCCGAGACGGAGAAGGGGGACAACAGATTGGAAGGGGTAAAGATGCAAACCGTATGGACCATTGTATTCGTGGACTTTGATGCTTGAGTTGCTGGTTGTAAAACAAAACTGCCGCGGTAGGCTGGGATTTGCAGACACTACATCATATTCGTATATGTGTCCGAAAGGGGATGCAAGCTCCGGTACATTTTGTTGAACGTGAACTCAAATCAAAATTGGAAACAGATGGTTCGCTGGTTTAGCAAAGTTGCGGTGTATGGAAGAATTGCAATCACAGACTCTGAGTGGTACGCAATGGTAGCCAGATTGTAAGCAACTCCCGACGTGCAAATCTGCTACCGTTCCTAGAAAGGAACACATGCGAATCAGATTCGAGGTGCATCGGCGCTGAAAAGCTGGTCGTAAAAATGCCAATGTTAGTGACGGTATAAGTTCATGTATGGGGAGTGGGGCAATAGCGAAGAGCTTGGCATCTCGAACCAAGATAAACATTCAACCATGATCTGCATTTGGCAAAGCCGctccttgttgatctcgCATTGGTCAACTAGAGCCTCCAACTACAAAAATAGTCGGATCCCAAGCGCCGGTGGCTTTCCGCTCTTGCACGCGATATGTGGTTACAGTGCTTTTGCAGGTCGCGTGG
It contains:
- a CDS encoding choline-phosphate cytidylyltransferase; amino-acid sequence: MSSPSGSSQGGKRKRNSLRVESTHDFAENGIQTSSRDASGEEGDTTAAESGRLHARGSAPIPKRQRSSSNRDNTIDPGEPSDTTEASIDIAERVGRKGRQALKELDEEEQRRIEAMPPPPIGNLQDPAGGYKTNPPPVGRPVRVYADGVFDLFHLGHMRQLEQAKKAFPDTTLVVGVTGDHETHKRKGLTVMSAAERAETLRHCKWVDEVIEDCPWVVTPEFLDENKLDYVAHDDLPYGADEGDDIYQPIKAAGKFLVTQRTEGVSTTGLITRIVRDYEKYIARQFKRGTSRQELNVSWLKKNELDLKRHVQDLRENITNNWSTTGQELGRELKQFWPVSRPQSPARFNSAGTAEGLRSPTTPGTSGTPKEFITGYALGLVGGVRGWMTKSRTNVADGSRPPSDDESEESDAHAKSPKESSNTPTAVAPSKL